The Rhopalosiphum maidis isolate BTI-1 chromosome 1, ASM367621v3, whole genome shotgun sequence genome has a segment encoding these proteins:
- the LOC113556528 gene encoding facilitated trehalose transporter Tret1-like — MNQDTRDRTEPVLISDLADDCSTQSADCRIAPIKEPTNQNNNNNNDINVFRTKSKKTFKNALPQILAVSAKNCLLLTYGMTLGLPTIAIPALYSNPVSNITSARHDDLLQLNKEQISWFSSINLICVPLGCMISGTITQPFGRKPSMIALTLPFILAWLLFHYASTVTQLYLALALCGLCGGLLEAPVLTYVAEITEPHIRGVLAALSSTTVILGSISQFILGNFLHWRTIVLFNTIIPIVAFISLLFIPESPHWLITKGRISEAEKSLCWLRGWVQPDAVQYEMSMLRKSIALNEEKVRMKKNKKFYSFYLRRTFLLPYFIITASFFFASFGGTSTLQVYAVQIFETLGSPINGYTSTLVLGILQLMGGILGLLLIHWTGKRPLAIVSTLGSSLCFFVVSAYVFIKQYNAEIILNVTWIPLVFLNVAAFMSHVSIRLLPWMLIGEVYPPNIRGQASGASGSSSYIFSFIANKSYFMVLDCINLSGTFLLYAIVSLIGCLVLYTMMPETEGVPLEDIQNHFADKTKTFVMKIERSDKIKEKKMWSATNPALELDHTETHI, encoded by the exons ATGAACCAGGATACtag agaCAGAACCGAGCCAGTATTAATAAGTGATTTGGCAGACGATTGTTCTACTCAATCCGCTGACTGCCGTATTGCTCCAATTAAAGAACCTACAAAtcagaataacaataataataacgacattAATGTCTTTAGAACTAAATCGAAGAAAACATTCAAAAATGCTTTACCACAG atattagcTGTATCAGCTAAGAACTGTTTACTTTTAACATATGGAATGACATTAGGACTACCAACAATAGCTATTCCGGCATTATATTCTAATCCAGTATCAAATATCACTAGTGCAAGACATGATGATTTGCTTCAATTGAATAAAGAACAAATATCGTGGTTCA GTAGcatcaatttaatatgtgtTCCACTTGGATGTATGATATCTGGAACTATTACTCAACCTTTTGGACGCAAACCCAGCATGATTGCACTTACATTACCATTCATTCTAGCTTGGTTGTTATTTCATTATGCTTCAACAGTAACTCAGCTCTATTTAGCTTTAGCTCTATGTGGCCTTTGTGGTGGTTTACTAGAAGCTCCA gTGTTAACCTACGTTGCGGAAATTACTGAACCTCATATCCGAGGTGTACTTGCTGCTCTGTCATCGACTACAGTCATACTTGGATCCATATCCCAATTTATCTTAGGAAACTTTTTACACTGGAGAACAATTGTACTtttcaatactataataccCATAGTagcatttatttcattattatttataccagaAAGTCCACATTGGCTTATAA ccaAAGGTCGTATTTCCGAAGCCGAAAAGTCTCTATGTTGGCTACGTGGTTGGGTTCAACCAGATGCAGTACAATATGAAATGTCGATGTTAAGAAAATCAATAGCATTAAACGAAGAGAAAGTCAGAatgaagaaaaacaaaaaattttattcattttatttgagacGAACATTTTTACTACCTTACTTCATCATAACAGCTAGTTTCTTTTTTGCAAGTTTTGGTGGGACGAGCACATTGCAAGTTTATGCT GTTCAAATTTTTGAAACGTTGGGGTCACCGATTAATGGTTATACATCAACATTAGTTCTTGGAATTTTACAATTGATGGGAGGCATTCTAGgcctattattaattcattggaCTGGTAAACGTCCTTTAGCAATAGTTTCCACGCTGGGATCATCTTTGTGTTTTTTCGTGGTGTCAGCATACGTAttcataaaacaatacaacGCGGAAATAATTCTTAACGTTACTTGGATACCGTTAGTGTTTTTGAATGTAGCTGCTTTTATGTCACATGTTTCTATTAGACTTCTACCATGGATGTTAATTGGAGAG GTATATCCACCGAATATTCGTGGGCAAGCTAGTGGTGCCAGCGGTTCTAGTTCctacatattttcttttattgcaAATAAGTCATATTTCATGGTACttgattgtattaatttatcggGAACATTTCTGTTATACGCCATAGTAAGTTTAATTGGATGCCTAGTGTTGTACACCATGATGCCAGAAACAGAAGGTGTTCCTTTAGAAGACATACAAAATCATTTTGCCgataaaactaaaacatttgtaatgaaaattgaaagaagtgataaaatcaaagaaaaaaagatgTGGTCAGCAACAAATCCTGCTTTAGAGCTAGATCATACTGAAacccatatataa
- the LOC113555501 gene encoding 40S ribosomal protein S6, which yields MKLNVSYPATGSQKLFEIVDEHKLRVFYEKRIGTEVEVDILGDEWKGYVLKISGGNDKQGFPMKQGVLSNVRVRLLLSKGHSCYRPRRDGERKRKSVRGCIVDSNLSVLSLVVVKKGEKDIAGLTDTNVPRRLGPKRANKIRKLFNLQKEDDVRKYVIKRPLAIKEGKTKQHFKAPKIQRLITPVRLQRKRHNLALKKKRCLKRKEQATEYAKLLAHRQKEKLAKKRAEQSRKRTMSQSSVSSSGTKSSKK from the exons ATGAAG ttaaatgtatCATATCCAGCAACAGGCAGTCAAAAGCTGTTTGAAATTGTAGATGAGCACAAGTTACGTGTATTCTATGAAAAACGTATTGGCACCGAAGTTGAAGTTGATATACTCGGTGATGAATGGAAAGGTTATGTGCTTAAAATATCTGGAGGCAATGACAAACAAGGATTTCCAATGAAACAAGGTGTTCTCTCTAATGTCCGAGTGCGCCTATTGTTATCTAAGGGACATTCATGTTACCGCCCTAGAAGGGATGGTGAACGTAAGAGGAAATCTGTGCGTGGATGTATTGTTGATTCCAATCTTAGTGTTTTGTCATTGGTTGTTGTCAAAAAAGGAGaaaag GATATTGCTGGATTAACAGACACAAATGTCCCAAGACGTCTTGGGCCTAAGCGTGCAAACAAGATCCGTAAGTTGTTCAATTTGCAAAAAGAAGATGATGTACGTAAGTATGTCATTAAAAGACCTTTGGCAATTAAGGAAGGAAAgacaaaacaacattttaaggCCCCAAAAATCCAACGTCTCATTACTCCTGTCCGTCTCCAG cgTAAACGTCATAATTTGGCATTAAAGAAGAAGCGTTGCTTAAAACGTAAAGAACAGGCTACTGAATACGCCAAGCTTCTTGCACATAGACAAAAGGAAAAGTTGGCAAAGAAACGTGCTGAACAAAGCCGTAAACGTACTATGTCTCAATCATCTGTTTCTAGTTCTGGCACAAAGAGcagtaaaaaatag